The DNA region TCAACGCCAGCCAGCAGATCGGCGGGTCACTCGGGCTGGCCGTGCTGACCGCCGTGGCGACCGCCCGCTTCGACGCCGTGCGGCCCATCCATCCCACCGCGGCGTCGGTGGCCTCCGCCACCACGAGCTCGTGGACGTGGGGCTTCGTCGTGGGTGCCGTGCTGCTCCTGGGTGCAGCCGTGGTGGCTGGTTTCCTCGTCCGGGTCCGCCGGGAGGACCTGTCCCCGGACGGACCGGGACTCGCCGGCGAAGCTGCGGACGAGGCAACTGAAGGTCGCGTGCTGCCGGAGCTCGAGCTGACCTCCGCGAGCACTGAGGTACGCGTCGAGTAGAGGGGCCCTCAGGCGTCGGCCCTGGCCATCCCCAGGCGTCGACCGAAGACGAAGGCCAGTCCGTACAGGACGGCCACGAGCACCAGCAGGAACCGGTAGCCCGTCACGAAGGCCAGGTACTCGAGGATCCCTCCGACAATGGCGCCCAGCAGGTTGGCGCCAAACGCCATGGTCGACGACGCCGACTCCCTGAAGCGCTGTGCGAACACCAGGTTGGCCAGAAACACGGGGGCGAAGGCGATCGCCGCCGCGGCCACGAAGCGCAAGGCAGGAGACAGGCTCAGCAGCGATTCCTGGGGAACGGCCCAGGCGACCACAAGGGCGACGAGCAAACCCCCGTAGAGCAAGTTCGTCCTCGGCAACGTGACCCGGCGTGCGACCTCGACCGCGGCGAAGACGCTGAGCAGCACGCCTGCGAACACCAGCGAGTTCACGAACCAGGTCGTACCGAACAGCAGGGCGAACTGCACCACGTTCTTCGTCTCCAGCAGGAGGAAGGCTGCACCCATCCAGAACAGATCGAGATAGCGAGCCATGGGACGGAGCGGTCCGGCCGCGACCCGGACGAGGAGGAGGGAGGCCGCAAGGATCAGCCCGATCGTCCACAGGTACGGGGCTGGGATGGAGGGCGTCTTCAGGTACGGGAACGGGTGATCGTCAGAGGCGGGAGTGAGGCGGGCGCCCCGCCAGGGTGTGGTGCAGTTGGGCGCAGCCCCGTTGAGGTCTTCGGTGAGCACCGCCTGCTGGCGCCCGCCGAGCGGCGCCCCGACCTCCACGCAGGGAGCGTTCGGGTACACCTCGGCGAGGGTGTTGGCGTAGCGGTCCAGAAGGAACGGCTGGTAGTAGTTGTACATCGAGAAGGTGCCGTTGGGAGCCAGATGGGACCGCGCCGCCTCGACGGCCTGCTGGGTGAGGAGGTAGTTCTCCAGCCCGAGATTCGACTGGCCACCGATGACCGTGAGCGAGTCGGGGAGGGCGAACAGGATCAGCCCGTAGTGCTTGGTCGTCTGCTCCAGGTAGGCGCGGCCGTCATTGATGTGCACGCTGACCCGAGGGCTCAGGTAGGGATTGTCGGCGTTGTGCTCCCGGCCCAACTGGGCGATGGCCGGGTCGATCTCGACGGCGTCGACGTGCTTGGCCCCTTCCGAAAGGGCCACGGCCACATCGTTCCCGGTACCGGCCCCGATCACCAGCACGTTGTCGAGGGCGCCCGGCGCGACGTGCCGGTAAGGGAAGAAGTAGAAGGGCAGGATCTTGCGCAGGGTGTCGACGGGGTAGACGGTCTGGTGCGGAATGTTGTTGGCCGACACCACGAGCACACCGTGTGTGCCCTGGGGCTCGAAGGCGGTGACCTTGTAGTAGGGAGACCACTGGTCGAAGGCCGAGGTGGACTCGACGGCCAACAGCGCGATCACGGCGAGCGCCGCCGCCACGTACCACCACCGCAGGCGGCCCCACAGCAGCAGGATCATCCCGATCCCGACGACCACGCCCCAGACCACCGGAGAAAGGCGCAGGAACGAGAGCAGGGAGAAGATCGCGATCCCTCCGATGCTGCCCACGATGTCCAGGCGGTAGGCCTCCAGGGGAGCGAAGCGGGAGAACGTGCGGGCGACGGCCTGGCCCAGGCCCGCCATCACGGTGGTGACCAGCAGGAAGATGATCGACAGGCTCAACCATTCCGGCAGGGCGTCAGCGCCGCCGCGACCCTGGAGCTGATGGGAGCCAGCCAGGCCGTAGGCCTTGACCGGGAACACGAGCACGAAGGCGACCAGGGCTGCCAGCGCGAGCGGCGCCCAGCGTGACACGTCCCGCCGGGAGCTCCCGAGCAGAAAGCCGACGCCGATGCCGAGGAAGCTGGCCAGCAGCGCGAAGTTGGTGATGTAGGCCAGGTAGACGTTGTTGGCGGCCGTCCAGCGGATCAGGGCCAGCTCGGTGAAGAGCATGAGGAAGCTGAGCAGGACGAGGCGCCACGGGCTCGGGCGGGCCTCGGCGAGCGGAAGCTCGCTGGGCATGCGGTCCGGCGGGTCGGCGCTCTGGACGTCAGTCACCTGCATGTCGCGGCAAGTCGTACCCGGCAGAAAACAACCGCAACCGGGCAGACGCGTACGTCAGCTCACCGAGGTCCAGAAGTCCTGGAGCACGTCGGCTCCCCGCGCCGGGTCCTGCAGCATCCACCAGTGTCCGAGGCCGGCGAGCTCGGCAACCTTGGCCCCCGCCCGGCCGGCGCCGGCGCGGGCGCTGGAGACCGACAGGAACGGGTCGTCAGAGGGCAGCAGCGCCAGTCCGAGCGCCGGAATGTTCTGGAAGTCAGCGGCCCACTCGCGGCCCACGTCCACCGCGGAGCGGTAGAGGGCCAGGATGCAGTCGGTCATGGTCGCGTCGGGCCAACCGGCCATGAGCAGGGCCTGGTCGGCGGGGACGCCGAACGACGCCAAGGTGCTCGCTCCCTGCTCGGGAGGGACGGCCAGCTGCTGCTCCCAGAACGCCTCACCCGCATCGGAGGTCTGCCAGACCTTGGCGAGCTCGTGCCACTCGAACCCGGGATCACCGAGCCCGGATGCGTCGGTCACCCAGGAGCGCACCAGATCGGGACGGATGCTGACCAGCCGCACCACGAACCCGCCGCCCCAGTCGTGGCCGACCAGATCGATCTGCCCGTCTGCCCGCAGCCGCTCGAGCTCGGCGACGAGCCAGGAGACGTACTCCTCCTTGGTGGCGCCGAAGCCCCGCGGGCGCTCGCAGCCGAACCCCGGCAGTTGCAGGGCGACGACGTCATCACGATCGAGGTGGGCGCGCAACGGGTCCCATACTGCCGATGTCTCCGGTACGCCGTGGACCAGGACCGTGGGCATGAGCGCCAGCT from Acidimicrobiales bacterium includes:
- a CDS encoding alpha/beta fold hydrolase gives rise to the protein MPTVLVHGVPETSAVWDPLRAHLDRDDVVALQLPGFGCERPRGFGATKEEYVSWLVAELERLRADGQIDLVGHDWGGGFVVRLVSIRPDLVRSWVTDASGLGDPGFEWHELAKVWQTSDAGEAFWEQQLAVPPEQGASTLASFGVPADQALLMAGWPDATMTDCILALYRSAVDVGREWAADFQNIPALGLALLPSDDPFLSVSSARAGAGRAGAKVAELAGLGHWWMLQDPARGADVLQDFWTSVS